A stretch of the Panicum virgatum strain AP13 chromosome 9N, P.virgatum_v5, whole genome shotgun sequence genome encodes the following:
- the LOC120693177 gene encoding uncharacterized protein LOC120693177, translating into MEKAACARKEAVAVAVPEEATPTLTAPPTLMAPEKEPETREKCYKKTVGEEATFLESAKDYFNQFKAMPAQKHWICLKNYFSQKCSSVFGKQKVEPVVKDETPEVAKPAAVESR; encoded by the exons ATGGAGAAGGCGGCCTGCGCGAggaaggaggcggtggcggtggcggtgccggAGGAGGCGACGCCGACCCTGACCGCGCCGCCGACCCTGATGGCGCCGGAGAAGGAGCCCGAGACGCGGGAGAAGTGCTACAAGAAGACGGTGGGGGAGGAGGCGACGTTCCTGGAGAGCGCCAAGGACTACTTCAACCAGTTCAAGGCGATGCCCGCGCAGAAGCACTGGATCTGCCTCAAGAACTACTTCTCCCAGAAGTGCAGCTCG GTGTTCGGCAAGCAGAAGGTCGAGCCCGTGGTCAAGGATGAGACTCCGGAGGTGGCGAAGCCAGCAGCAGTTGAGTCTCGCTGA